Genomic DNA from Methylocystis sp. MJC1:
CAAGCAGGAGCAGCTCGGAGAAGGCGCTCTGACGGAGACATCGGCGGAAAGAACCGCCGAGACGGACTGATAATTATGGCCTGCCCTTATGCACTATCGGCACTGCTAGCCCGCATCTCTTCAAAGGCGGCGAGCGCGCGCGCTGCGGCGTGATCCACGATGGGACGCGGGTAGGTCTCTCCCAATGTCACGCCCGCGGCCGCGAGCACATGCGCCGGCGCCTCCCACGGCCGGTGAATCCACCGCGATTCGAGCCCCGCCAGCTCGGGGACAAAGCGGCGCACATAAACGCCTTCGGGATCGAATTTCGCGCCCTGCAAAACCGGATTGAACACGCGGAAATAAGGCGCGGCGTCGGCGCCGCATCCAGCGATCCATTGCCAGTTTCCACTATTGTTGGCGAGGTCGGCGTCGACAAGCGTGTCCCAGAACCAGCGCGCGCCTTCCTGCCAGGGAAGCAGAAGATGCTTCACGAGAAAGCTCGCGGCCACCATGCGCGCGCGATTGTACATGAAGCCGGTGAGCCACAACTCGCGCATGGCGGCGTCGACGAGTGGGTAACCTGTGCGGCCCCTGCGCCAGGCTTCGAGCGCGGATGGATCGTCGCGCCAGGGAAAATCGTCGAAACGCCGATCGAGCGCGCGCTCAGGCATCTCCGGGTAAGAGACGAGCAGATGATGAAAGAACTCGCGCCAACCGAGCTCGCGTAAATAAGGCAGGCCCGCTTCGCCCGCCGACTGCATGATCTCCGCCCAGACGCGGCGCGGCGAGATTTCGCCAAAATGCAGATGCGGCGAGAGGCGCGACGCGCCCTGCCCCGCGATGTCGTCGCGCGCGAGCTTGTAATCCAGAGCGTGATTCTTCGCGAAAGCTGAGAGACATGCGCGAGCGCTCGCTTCACCGGGCCTCCAAGCGTCGCGCAGGCCCCGCGCCCAGTCAGGCTTTTTGGGCAAAAGGCCCCATTCGTCCAATGTATCGCTCGCCGGCGCCGGAGCCGCGTCGAGCTTTGCCGGTGCCGGCGAGGGAGCTTGCGGCCCTCCCGCAGCGAGACAAGCGCGCCAGAAGGGCGAGAAAACCTTGAAGGTCTCGCCCTGCCTATTGCGCATATGAGCGGGCTCGAAGAGCAGCGAGCCGTTGAAGCTCTCGACCGTAAGGCCGCGCCCACGCAGACTCGTCTTTATCTCATTGTCGCGTCGCATGGCCCAGGGTTCGTAAAGCCTGTTCCAATAGGCGGCGCATGTGCCCGTCTCAGCGATCACCTCTTCCAGCGCGAATTCCGCGCGGCCGCGCCGCAGGACCAACGGAACGCCGTGCTGCGCGAGATCATCAGCGAGCGAGGAGAGCGAATGGTGAAGCCACCAACGGCTCGCGTCGCCCATGCGCCACTGGCCGGCGCTGTCGTCGTCGAGCACATAAAGCGCAATGAGCGGCGCGCCAGAGCGCGCGGCCGTCATCAAGGCAGGATTGTCGTCGAGGCGAAGATCGTTGCGAAACCAGACGATCGCCGGCGCCATTGCGCCTCCTTTATCGCCGCGCGTGCGTGATCCCGTAGAAGGCGTAGATGGCGAGGCCGATGCCGGTCCAGACCAAGAGCCGCAGCCAGGTATCGAGCGGCAGAGCCACCATGAGCGCGATGCAGGACAAGATGCCCAGTATCGGCATCACCGGAATGCCGGGCGCCCGGAAGGGTCGGCGCAAATCCGGATGGGTCTTTCGCAGTTCGAGGACGGCGAAACAGACCAGCGCGAATGCGGCCAGCGTGCCGATGCTCACCATCTCTCCCAATATATCGATCGGAAACAGGCCGGCTGCGAGCGCGACAGTGACGCCGACAAGGATCTGGCTCGCCGCCGGCGTGCGATAGCGGCGATGGAGCTTTGCGAAGAACGCCGGCAGCAGGCCGTCGTGAGCCATGGTGAAGAATACGCGCGTCTGGCCATAGAGCAGCGCAAGAATGGCGGTGGTCAGCCCGGCGAGCGCGCCGAATTTCACGACCCAGGCAAGCCAGGCGACGCCCGTGCGATCCATCACAAGCGCCATCGGATCCGGCACGCCGAGATCCTTGTAGTTCACGACGCCCGTCGCCACAGCCGCGACCGCCACATAAAGCACCGAGCAGATGATAAGAGAGCCGATGATGCCGATCGGAATGTCGCGTTGCGGCGTATGCGCTTCCTGAGCCGCCGTCGAGACGGAGTCGAAACCGACATAGGCAAAGAAAACGACCGAGGCGCCGCGCGCCACGCCGCTCCATCCATAGACGCCGAACTCGCCGCTGTTCTGAGGAATGAGGGGCGACCAATTGGAGACATCGACATGCGCCGCGCCAACGGCGATCACCATCAGCACGACGGTGACCTTGATAGCGACGATCACATTGTTGAATTGCGACGACTCGCTCGTGCCGCGCACGAGTAGCATGGTCAAAAGAAGGACAATTCCTGCCGCGGGAAGATTGAAAAGCCCATGCACGGCGGGATCGCTCGGGGCAGCAAAATAGGCCGTGGTATATTGTGGCGGAACGCTGATCCCCAACCCATGCAGCACGCGGTTGAAATAGCCCGCCCAGCCGACAGCGACGGTCGCGGCGCCGGCGGCATATTCCAGCACGAGATTCCAGCCGATGATCCAGGCGAAAATCTCGCCCAACGTCACATAAGTATAGGTGTAGGCGCTGCCGCAGACCGGCAGAAGCGCAGCAAGCTCGGCGTAGCAGAAGGCGACGAAGGCGCAAGCAATCCCTGAGAGCGCGAAGGAGACCATGACGCCCGGCCCGGCGTAATTAGCCGCCGCCGTGCCAGTCAGCACGAAAATGCCCGCGCCGATGATGCCGCCGATGCCGAGCGCCATTAGCGACGCCCAGCCGAGCGCCCGCTTCAGCCCGTCGCCTTCCTTCTCGGCGTCATGCGCCGCGAGGATCGCAACCACGGATTTGCGCGTGAGATAGACCTTCCGCTCGACCTCGGACAATGCGCAGCCCTTTCGCAAATGCGCGGCATCCACTTGGCCGCTCGGGAGTTTGCGCCGATTATGGTTGCGGCGCCGTAAGATACAAGCGAAAATGCCCCGTTTCGCCTATGCGCCGCCGCACAGCGCTCAAGGGCGCCTTGCGCCGGCATATTCGAGGACAATCTCAGCTGCCCGCGCGCTCGGGCGCACGCCTGCTTCGGTAAGATGCGCGCGCACGCGCTCAAAAGCTGCCAATTGCGACGCGCGCGGCGCGCTTTCAGCAAGGAGCGGCGCAAGCGCCTCGGCCAGAGCGCGCGGCGTCGCGGCCTCCTGCAAAAATTCGGGAACCGCGTTCTCCCCGATCACAAGATTTGGCAGCACGATGGAATGCGCCTTCACGAGAAAGCGCAGATAGGATTCGAGCTGCGAAACGCGATAGGCGACAACCATGGGCGTTTGCGCCAGCGCGAGCTCCAGCGTGGCGACGCCGGAGGTCACGAGCGCGGCTCGCGCCTTTCTGAATGCAGCGAATTTCTCGGCCTGCGAAATAAGGCGCGGCACGATCGGCCAGCCGCGTAGCGCCTCCCGCAACGGCGCCTCCATATGCGGCGCGACGGGGATCGCAACATCAAGATGGGGGTGGTCGCACATGAGCAGTTCCAACGTCCGCCCATAAAGCGGCGTCATGCGCGCAATTTCAGCAAGCCGCGAGCCTGGTAAAACGAGGAGAAGCGGCGCGCGAGACGGCCCGCTCTCGCCCTCGGGCGTGAGCTCGCCGAGCGCTTCGACGAGCGGATGGCCGACATAGACGCAGCGCGGACCGCCGAGCTTCGCATGCGCCTGGGGCTCGAAGGGCAGCAGGGCGAGCACGCAATCGACATAGTCGCGCATTTTCCGGGCGCGGCCGGGGCGCCAGGCCCAGACCGTAGGGCTCACATAATCGACGATGGGCAGATCAGGCCGCGCCTGTCGCACCCGGCGCGCGACGCGGTGGGTGAAGTCGGGCGCATCGATGATCACCAGACAAGCCGGTTCGGCGGCGAGAACGGCGCGCGCCGTCTCGTCGATGCGCGCGAGTATTTTGGGGAGGCGCGCCAAGGGGGACAGAAGCCCCATGACGGCAATGTCGGTGATGGGGAAAAGCGAAGCGAGCCCTTCGCTGGACATCGCCTTACCGCCGACGCCGATGAATTCGACGTCCGGCCATCTTTCGCGCAAGGCGCGCATCAAGGCTGCGCCCAGCGCGTCGCCGGACGTTTCGCCGGCGATCAGGAAAATGCGCGGGGCCCTCACGCGCGCTCGACGCGCTGACGCGGCGCGCAGAGGGGACGTTGCGAGCTCGCGCGCAGGAAGGCGACGATTTCCCCGACGTCGTCGCTGACCGCATAGGCTGTGGCCACCTCGTCCACGCGTTCGCTCAAAGTTCCGAGCGTGTCGTCGCCTGCAAAAAGCCGTCGATAGACTTGCCGTAGCTGGGCGATGCGCTCCGCCGAAAAGCCGCGCCGGCGCAATCCGACGACATTCACGCCGAAGAGATGCGCGCGGTTGCCGCTCGCAAGCCCAAAGGGGATAACGTCGCCCTCGACGCCCGCAAGGCCGCCCACAAATGCATGCGCGCCGATGCGCACATTTTGGTGCACCGCCGTTCCGCCGCCGATGGACGCGTGATCGCCGACAGTGACATGGCCGCCAAGCAGCGCCTGATTGGCGAGGATGACGCCGTCGCCGAGGCGGCAATCATGCGCGACATGCGAATAGGCAAGAAATGCGCAGCCCGCTCCAATCCGCGTGCCGGCTCCGACGCCGGAGTTGATAGTGACGCCCTCGCGAATGATGCAATCATCGCCGATCGAAAGATCGCCTTCGGCAAGCGCCGCCTTGAGATCCTGAGACGGCGCGCCGAGCGAGACGAATGGAAAGACCCGCGCGCGGGCGCCGATCTTCGTGCGCCCTGCCACAGCGACGTGTGATTGCAGCACCGCGCCGGCGCCGATCTCGACTCCGGCCGCGATGTGACAAAAAGGACCGATGACAACGTCATCGTGCAAGCGCGCGCCCGATTCCAGGATGGCCGTCGGATGGATGATCGCCGTCATGGCGGTGCGCGCAAGCCTTATGTCAGACGCCCATCATGGCGCTGATCTGGGCCTCGCAGACGAGCACGCCATCGACCAGCGCTCTGCCCTGATACCACCAGATGTTGCGCTTTTGCGCGGTCTTGGTCATGTGGAATTCGACGCGGTCGCCGGGTGTCACCGGCTTGCGGAATTTGGCTGCGTCGATCGTCATGAAATAGACGAGCTTGGGTCGCTCGCCCTGCGCATTCGCGCGCATGACGATGACGCCTGCCGTTTGCGCCATGGCTTCGATGAGAAGAACGCCAGGCATGACGGGCCGTTCGGGGAAGTGCCCCGTGAATTGCGGCTCGTTGATCGTGACATTCTTGATGCCGACGCAAGACTCGTCGCCGCGAATATCCACGATGCGGTCAACGAGCAAAAACGGATAGCGATGGGGCAGGCTGCGCATGATTTCGAGAATGTCTGCGCTCTCGAGCGTCGCGCCGGCTTCCGTCCCTGACATAGTTTCCTTCCCCCTGATGACCGAGCGTCTGTCGCGCTCCTCGGGGTCTTTTATAACGGCTTCTCGGGCTTGTCGCGTCGCGCCTGCTTATCGAGCAGCGCTTCCGCTCGAAGGAAACGCCGAAGCGGCCGCGCGGGGGCGCCGCCGAAGCGCGCTCCCGGCGGCACGTCGCGCGCCACGCCGGATTTTGCCGCAATGGCGGCGCCCTCCCCGATGGTGATGTGGCCGGCGAGCGCGGATTGGCCGCCAAGCACCACATAATCGCCGATCTCGCAGGAGCCGGCGATCCCCGTCTGCGCGGCAATGGCGCAGAATCGACCGATGACGACATTGTGGGCGATCTGGACGAGATTATCGATCTTGGCGCCCTCGCCCACGATCGTGTCGCGCGTCGCGCCGCGGTCGATCGTCGTATTGGCGCCGATCTCGACGTCATCCTGGATGATGACGCGGCCGAGCTGCGGAGTCTTGAGCCAGCCCTTTTCTCCCCGCGCAAAGCCAAAACCGTCCTGCCCGAGACGGGCCCCCGGATGGATGATGACGCGGTCGCCGATAAGCGAGCAAATGATGCTGACTTGCGCGCCAATGGCGCAATCACGGCCAATGCGCACGTCGGGGCCGATCACGACCTGCGGACCGATGATGGACCCCGCGCCAATCTCGGCGCCCGGCCCGATGATCGCGCCGGGATCGACGGTCACGCCAGCCTCCAACCGCGCCTCGGGATGAATGATCGAGCTCGGGGAAACGCCGCTTGCGCGGAAAAGCGACTCCGGCCGCAAGGCCTGCGGAAAGAGCTTAGACGCTGCGAGAGTCATGGCGCGCTGGGGATCTTGGACGACAAGCCCGCTGATACGCTTCGGCAGGAGATGCGCGTCCCGTGCGCGAATAAAACAAGCCGTCGCGCGGCAAGCGGCAAGCGCATCGGCGTAGCGAGGCGAAGCGAAGAAGCAAAGATCGCCAAAATGACCCGCGGCGAGCGGCGCGACCCCGGTGATGAGCGCCGGCGGCGCTTCCAAGCCTTCCGCTTCCGCGATGGTCGCGCCGGTCAGCTCGGCAATTTCGGGGATCGTATAAGGACGCGAGAGATGGAAAAAGGCCGCAACGCTCATGTGCGCAGCCTGCCAGACTTCGGCGGCGCAAGATACAAAAAAGCGCGCCGGGCGGATGCCGCCCGGCGCGCTCTTGGGACGATTTAGAAGTTCGTGCCGCCGGAGAAGCGGAAGTTCTGCGTGATGTCGCTGTTCGCCTTCGAGGTAATGACCGCATAGTCGAAGCGGATCGGTCCCATCGGCGAATTCCACAGCACCGAGGCGCCGACCGACGAGCGAAGGCGGAACGCATTCGAGTTCGGCACCACGCAAGTTCCCTGGCCGAAACCCGCCGCCGGCGTATAGGCCGCCAGACAGGTCACGCCCGGAATGGTCGGAAGATTGTTGCTGTAGTTGGTGCGGCCGTCGAAGCTCCAAAGGCTGCCAGCGTCGGCGAAGAGCGCGCCCCTGAGGCCCAGATCCTTCGGAAGACCCCAAAGCGGGAACTGCACTTCGAGCGAGCCACCCACATATTCTGAGCCGCCGAGCGAGTTGCCGTAACGCGCATTGTACGTCGTGAAGATATTCGAGTCGCGGGGGCCTATGCCGCCCGGCGCGAAGCCGCGGACGAGGCTCGGACCAAGGTTGAAGTTGTCCTGAATGCGGGGCCGATAGCCGCCGAAGGGCAACAGATTACCGCCTTGCAGGCGCGCGATGCCGACCACGTCGTCGAGATAGGGAATCTCGTGGAAGTAGCGGACGTCGCCGGTCGTGCGGAGGTAGCGCGAGTAGCCTCCCAGCCCAGCCGCGTCCTGGCTCAAAGTCGCGAGCCAGCCGTTGTGCGGGTTCCGGAAGTCGTCGATCGTATTGTAGTTCAGCGAATAGCCGATCGACGACGTCACGATGGTGCCCTGCGATTCCTTGATCGCCAGCGACGCCTCGCCGTTCGATTGGCAGTTGTAGAAGAGGTTGGGATACCCCTGCCAGGACGGGAAGAAAGCCGAATAGCCGGGCGTGATCGCCGTGGGAACCGAGCAGTCGTTATAAGGCCGGGCGATCGTGTTCGGGATCGAGATCGTGGTCTGATAGATCGAATAGCGCGGCGAGAAGCTGAGCTCATCGGTGATCGGCACGCCGAGGCGTAGCGTGCCGCCGATCGAGGTCGAGGCGTAGATCGAGTAGTTATAGGCGTCCTGCCGGCGAGCGAAGACGTCGAAGCCCGCCGAGATACGCTGATCGAGGAAATAGGGTTCCGTGAAGCTGAAGTTCACGCCGCGCGCAATCTGGCCCGCCTGCACCGACAGACGAACGGCCTGACCGCGACCCATGAAGTTGCTCTCGGAAACCGAAACCTCGGCCAGGAAACCCTGGTTCGTCGAGTAGCCGCCGGAGACGCCGAAGTTGCCTGTCGGTTGATCCTCGACGTCGACGTTCAGGACCACGCGGTCAGGCGACGAGCCCGGCTCATTGGTGATCTTGACCTTCTTGAAGTAGCCAAGGCCGTTCAGGCGGCGTTCCGCACGATCGATCAGGACGCGGTTATAGGCGTCGCCCTCGCCGATATCGAACTCCCGGCGGATGACATAGTCGCGGGTGCGGGTGTTGCCGTGAATGTTGATTCGCTCGATGTAGACGCGCGGGCCTTCATCGAGAACGAAGCGGATCGCCACCGTCTGGGCGGCAGGATTACGCTCGCCGCGCGGACGCGCCTGCGTGAAGGCGTAGCCCTTCTTGGCGACTTCGCGGGTCAGCGCCTCGACCGTCTTCTCGACGGCGTCGCCGTTGTAAACATCGCCGGGCGAGAGCCGCAGCACGCCGTTCAGCGCATTGCCGTCAATATCGGGAAGATGCGATTCGACGCCGACGGAAGAGACCCGATACTGGGGACCTTCTTCGACCACGACGGTGATGACGTAACCCTGCTGCGCAGGATCATATTGCGCATCCGAGCTGACGACGCGGAAGTCGGCGTAGCCGTTCTTCAGGTAGAAGCGACGAACGAGTTCGAGGTCGGAAGCGATGCGATCGGGATCATAGACGTCGCTGGTCTTCAGGAAGGAGAGGAAATTCATCTCCGTCGTTTCCATCAGACCGACGAGGCGGCGCGTCGAATAGACATTATTGCCGACGAAGCGGATTTCCTTGACGCCGGTCTTGTCGCCCTCGACGATCGTGAACACGACGTCGATACGCCCATTCGGCAGCTCGACCGTGCGATAGGAAACCTTGGCGGCGGCGCGGCCGGCGCGGCGATAGATTTCGGTCAGGCGGGCGACATCGGCCTCCGCGATCTGCGGGCTGAAGGCTCCGCGGCCCTTGGTGCGCAATTCGGGCAGCAGGTTCTCGGTCTTGACCTTGCTATTGCCTTCGATGACCACGCGATTGACCTGATTGCCTTCGGTCACGCGGATGATAACAGTGCCGCCCTTGCGGCTCGCAGAAACAGTCGCAAAGCGCCCACTCTCACGAAGCGCCTCGAGTCCCTTCTCGACCTCTGCGGGGCTCGAGCCGGTGAAATAAGAGCGAATCGTCTCGGCGTCGGTGCGAGCGTTGCCCTGCACGACGATGTCCGCCGAAGCCGGCGCGGAAAACAGGAGAAGCACCGCAAGCGCGGCCATAAGCAGTGACGAAGATTTCCAAATGCCGCCAGTGGATTGCATGTAATGCTGGTCCTCGTCCGCAACTTCCGCCGCCCGGAGCGCGGCGAATGATAACCATTTGAGCAAGGCGAAACACGCCTTTCCGGGGTCCCGCCAAATCTTCTACAGGGTTTAACCACCCCTGCAAATCCAGAATGAAATCTGTTCGGGCATTTTGTCGAAGGCGTGACGTCAAAGCCACTATTCATGGCTAGCGGTAGGTTAACGGACCGCGAACGCGGTCAGTAAAAATGAAGAAACCGCGACTTGCGTCGCGGTTTCGCCACAGTCTCCCAGCCTCGCTCCGAGTCGCGTCAGGACGCCCCGCCGGCAAGCCGTTGGATAAGCCGCGCGATGTCATTGTAAGTCGAGAAGATCATCAACACCCCGACCATCGCGAGCCCGACTCGGAAGGCGAACTCCTGCGCGCGTTCGTTCAGCGCCTGGCCGCGGATGGCCTCGATCGAGAAGAACAGCAGATGGCCGCCGTCGAGCAAAGGAACCGGCGCCAGGTTCAGGAGGCCGATCGACACGGACAGGATAGCGATTAGATGGAGGAAGGGCGCCAGGCCGACCTTGGTCGCCGCCTGGGCCATTTGGCCGGAAATCTGCGCAATGCCGATCGGGCCCGAGAGCTGATCCGCGCTTTCTCGCCCGCTGACGAGGCCCCCGAGATAAGCGCCGGTGCGATAGACGATCTGCCAGGTCTCGGTGAGCGCCAGCTTGACCGAGTCGACCGGCCCATAGCGCTCTTCCCGGACGTCGCCCGGCGCGGTCGAAGCCTTGAGCCCGAGCATACCGATTCGCATCTTTCCAGCGGGGCTCTCGACCTGACGCCAGGCCGGCGTCGCCTCGACGGTCACGTCCTTGCCGGCGCGGCGCACCACGAAGACAAGCTTGGCGTCGGCGGAGACGGAAACGATTTCCTGCATTTTCGAGAAAGCGTCGATCGGCGTCCCGTCGATCGAGAGCACGAGGTCACCCGGCACGAAGCCGGCCGCGGCGCCCGCGCCGCCCTCGACGACCGAGCCGACGCGCGGCACCAGGATGGTGCGGCCGTAAAAGGCGAAAATGCCAGAGAAAATCGCGATGGCCAGGACGAAATTGGCAAAAGGCCCGGCGAAGACGATGGCCGACCGCTTCCAAACCGGCTGCGCCGTGAAGGTGACGGCGCGCTCAGCCGCCGGCATGGCCGCGACGGCGTCAGGGTCCGGAACGCTCGCCCCATTGGCGTCGCCATGGAATTTCACATAGCCACCCAAGGGGATCGCGGCGATACGCCAGCGCGTGCCATAGCGGTCCATTCTGGCCCAAAGCTCCGGACCGAAGCCAATCGAAAAGGCGTCGACCTGAACCCCGCACCAGCGGCCGATGATGAAGTGGCCAAACTCATGGAAGAAGACAACGATGCTCAGGATGAGCACGAAAGGGATGACGTAGGTTGCAAATGTCATCAACAGGTCCAGCACGGTCTTGCCTCCAACGCGTCACGCAGGCCAGAACCCGCGCCGCGTTGGGCTCGGGCTCTTGGTTACTGAAGCGTTAACATGCCTGAAGGCGCATCGACGGCCAAGACCGCCCGCGACCTTTCTCTGACAATATGGTCAACGGCGAGAGCTTCCTCCACATTCTCAGGCTCCCGAGCGTAGCCCTCGCGCAGCGCCGCGTCACAGGCCTCCGCGACGTGGCGGGAGATCCCCGAGAAAGGAATGCGGCTTTTCAGGAACGCCTCGACCGCGATCTCATTCGCCGCGTTGAGGACATTGGTTAAGCCGCCGCCATGCGCCAGGGCGTCGAGCGCGAGCCGGAGCGCCGGGAACCGCTCGAAGTCGGGCGCTTCGAACGTAAGGGTGGCGATTTTGGCGAAGTCGAGCCGATGCGCCGGCGTGGTCAGACGCTCCGGATAGGCCAGACAATGGGCGATCGGCACGCGCATATCCGGCGGCGCCATGCCGGCCGTGACCGAGCCGTCCGAGAAAGCGACGAGCCCGTGCACGATCGATTGCGGGTGAACGACGACCTCGAGCTTTTCCGCCGGCACGCCAAAAAGATGATGCGCCTCGATCAGTTCGAGGCCCTTGTTCATCAACCCCGCCGAGTCGACGGTGATCTTGGGGCCCATCGCCCAATTGGGATGGTTGAGCGCCTCCTCCACCGTCGCGCTGGCGATGCGCTCCCTGCTCCAGGTGCGGAACGGGCCGCCCGAGGCGGTGACGATCATGCGCTCGATGCGCGAGGGGTCCTCGCCGCCCAGCGCCTGGAAGATGGCGTTGTGCTCGCTGTCGACCGGGAGCAGCATCGCCTTCATCTTTTTGGCGGTGCGTATGAAAGGCGCGCCGGCGCAGACGAGACATTCCTTATTGGCGAGCGCGACGTCCCGGCCCAGAGACAGCGCGGCGTGCGTCGGCTCGACCCCCGCGGCGCCGACGATGGCCGACACGACGAGATCGGCGTCGCGCACGGCCGCCTCGATCACGGCGTCACGGCCCGCCGCGACCTGCGTGTTTGTGCCCGCGAGCGCGTCCTTCAGCTCCGCATAGGCGTTTTCGTCTCGAATCGCCGCGAATTCCGCCTTGGTTCGGCGGGCGATGTCGGCAAGCGCCTTGGCGTCGCGCCCCCCGGCGACGGCGGAAACCGAAAAACCCTCCGGTTCGCGTTCCAGGAGATCCACCGTCGAGCGGCCGACCGAGCCCGTCGCGCCAAGCAGGACGATCCGGCGCGGCGCCCGGGCGCCCCCGTTTGCATGTCCGTTCTTCAAACCCATGAGCGTTTCACCAGAAAAAGAGGTTGGCCGCCGCCGAGGGATCTCCCCGGACCAAGCCGATCGCCGCCGCGAAAACGCAGACGAAAATGAAACCGTCCAGACGATCCATCACGCCGCCATGACCGGGAATGAGCTGGCTCGAATCCTTGACGCCGAAGCGACGCTTCACGGAGGATTCGAACAGATCCCCCATTTGTGAAATGGCGGCCGCCGCCAATCCGACCAGAAAGACCTGAACGCTAGCAAGCGCCGGGCCGCCGCCGAGATAGGCTGTCACAAGGCCGAGCAAGGCGCCGCTGACGACGCCAGTAATCGTGCCCGACCAGGTTTTCCCCGCCGACACGCGTGGCCAAAGCTTGGGACCGCCGATCAGCCGCCCGCCGAAATAGGCGAAAACGTCGGTTCCCCAAACGATTGCGAAGAGGAAGGCGATCGCTAGAACGCCAAAGTCGAGCGAATCCCGCAGCCAGCAGACCGAAAAGGCCAGCGCCCCGGCGTAGACGACGCCTCCGGCCGCCCAGGCCCGCCGCGTCGGCCCGGCCAAAACGGCGGCGGTCGCCGCAAAAAAGAGGATGTCCAGAGCCGCCGCGCCCGCAAGCCCGTTCCGGCCGAGCGCCGCCGCCGCCGCCGCCGCCACGCCGCCGGCCACGACCCGCTCAACGCGGCGCTCGCCGCCAATCAGGCCCTGCCACTCCCAGTTCACGGCAAAAGCCGCTGCGAGCCAGAAGGCCGCAAAAACATTGCCCCCGAAATAGAGCGTGGCCACCGCGGCCGCGACAAGCACGACCGCGGAAGCGACGCGCGGCCCGAGATCGGCGAAGCCGCCGCTTTTTCCCGTCGTCTGTGGGCTGGTCATGACGCCGTCTTGGCGCTGCGCGGCGACTCGACCCGGCCAAACCGGCGCTCCCGATGGGCATATTCCTCCAGGGCGGCGACCATCGCCGCCTGGTCGAAATCGGGCCACAGGATCGGCAAGAACACGAATTCGGCGTAGGCCGCCTGCCACAAAAGGAAATTCGAGAGCCGCTGTTCGCCGGACGTGCGGATGATCAGGTCGGGATCCGGTATGTCGGCGGTGTCGAGGCGCGCGGAAATGGCGTCGGCGTCGATTTCATGCGGCGCAAGACGCCCCTCCGCCACCATCTCGGCGAGCGCGCGCGCCGCCGCCGCGATCTCCTGCCGCGCGCCGTAATTGAAAGCCACGACGAGCGTCAGCCCGGTATTGGCCGCGGTCACCTGCTCCGCCTCCTTGAGCAGGGCCAGGATTTCCGGCGCGAGATCCTCGCGCGCGCCGATGACGCGCACCCGCACGTTGTTTTCATGCAATTCGGAGAGGTCGTTGCGAATAAACCGATGCAGCAGGCCCAGCAGGCTCTGCACCTCTTCGCGCGGGCGCGACCAATTCTCGGCCGAAAAGGAATAGACCGTCAGATATGAGATGCGGAGCTCGATCGCGGCGCGCACGGCCCGACGAAGCGCCTCGACGCCACGGCGATGCCCCTCGAAGCGCGGCAGGCCGCGGGCCGCCGCCCAGCGAC
This window encodes:
- a CDS encoding cryptochrome/photolyase family protein translates to MAPAIVWFRNDLRLDDNPALMTAARSGAPLIALYVLDDDSAGQWRMGDASRWWLHHSLSSLADDLAQHGVPLVLRRGRAEFALEEVIAETGTCAAYWNRLYEPWAMRRDNEIKTSLRGRGLTVESFNGSLLFEPAHMRNRQGETFKVFSPFWRACLAAGGPQAPSPAPAKLDAAPAPASDTLDEWGLLPKKPDWARGLRDAWRPGEASARACLSAFAKNHALDYKLARDDIAGQGASRLSPHLHFGEISPRRVWAEIMQSAGEAGLPYLRELGWREFFHHLLVSYPEMPERALDRRFDDFPWRDDPSALEAWRRGRTGYPLVDAAMRELWLTGFMYNRARMVAASFLVKHLLLPWQEGARWFWDTLVDADLANNSGNWQWIAGCGADAAPYFRVFNPVLQGAKFDPEGVYVRRFVPELAGLESRWIHRPWEAPAHVLAAAGVTLGETYPRPIVDHAAARALAAFEEMRASSADSA
- a CDS encoding amino acid permease: MSEVERKVYLTRKSVVAILAAHDAEKEGDGLKRALGWASLMALGIGGIIGAGIFVLTGTAAANYAGPGVMVSFALSGIACAFVAFCYAELAALLPVCGSAYTYTYVTLGEIFAWIIGWNLVLEYAAGAATVAVGWAGYFNRVLHGLGISVPPQYTTAYFAAPSDPAVHGLFNLPAAGIVLLLTMLLVRGTSESSQFNNVIVAIKVTVVLMVIAVGAAHVDVSNWSPLIPQNSGEFGVYGWSGVARGASVVFFAYVGFDSVSTAAQEAHTPQRDIPIGIIGSLIICSVLYVAVAAVATGVVNYKDLGVPDPMALVMDRTGVAWLAWVVKFGALAGLTTAILALLYGQTRVFFTMAHDGLLPAFFAKLHRRYRTPAASQILVGVTVALAAGLFPIDILGEMVSIGTLAAFALVCFAVLELRKTHPDLRRPFRAPGIPVMPILGILSCIALMVALPLDTWLRLLVWTGIGLAIYAFYGITHARR
- the lpxB gene encoding lipid-A-disaccharide synthase, which codes for MRAPRIFLIAGETSGDALGAALMRALRERWPDVEFIGVGGKAMSSEGLASLFPITDIAVMGLLSPLARLPKILARIDETARAVLAAEPACLVIIDAPDFTHRVARRVRQARPDLPIVDYVSPTVWAWRPGRARKMRDYVDCVLALLPFEPQAHAKLGGPRCVYVGHPLVEALGELTPEGESGPSRAPLLLVLPGSRLAEIARMTPLYGRTLELLMCDHPHLDVAIPVAPHMEAPLREALRGWPIVPRLISQAEKFAAFRKARAALVTSGVATLELALAQTPMVVAYRVSQLESYLRFLVKAHSIVLPNLVIGENAVPEFLQEAATPRALAEALAPLLAESAPRASQLAAFERVRAHLTEAGVRPSARAAEIVLEYAGARRP
- the lpxA gene encoding acyl-ACP--UDP-N-acetylglucosamine O-acyltransferase, with translation MTAIIHPTAILESGARLHDDVVIGPFCHIAAGVEIGAGAVLQSHVAVAGRTKIGARARVFPFVSLGAPSQDLKAALAEGDLSIGDDCIIREGVTINSGVGAGTRIGAGCAFLAYSHVAHDCRLGDGVILANQALLGGHVTVGDHASIGGGTAVHQNVRIGAHAFVGGLAGVEGDVIPFGLASGNRAHLFGVNVVGLRRRGFSAERIAQLRQVYRRLFAGDDTLGTLSERVDEVATAYAVSDDVGEIVAFLRASSQRPLCAPRQRVERA
- the fabZ gene encoding 3-hydroxyacyl-ACP dehydratase FabZ — encoded protein: MSGTEAGATLESADILEIMRSLPHRYPFLLVDRIVDIRGDESCVGIKNVTINEPQFTGHFPERPVMPGVLLIEAMAQTAGVIVMRANAQGERPKLVYFMTIDAAKFRKPVTPGDRVEFHMTKTAQKRNIWWYQGRALVDGVLVCEAQISAMMGV
- the lpxD gene encoding UDP-3-O-(3-hydroxymyristoyl)glucosamine N-acyltransferase, which produces MSVAAFFHLSRPYTIPEIAELTGATIAEAEGLEAPPALITGVAPLAAGHFGDLCFFASPRYADALAACRATACFIRARDAHLLPKRISGLVVQDPQRAMTLAASKLFPQALRPESLFRASGVSPSSIIHPEARLEAGVTVDPGAIIGPGAEIGAGSIIGPQVVIGPDVRIGRDCAIGAQVSIICSLIGDRVIIHPGARLGQDGFGFARGEKGWLKTPQLGRVIIQDDVEIGANTTIDRGATRDTIVGEGAKIDNLVQIAHNVVIGRFCAIAAQTGIAGSCEIGDYVVLGGQSALAGHITIGEGAAIAAKSGVARDVPPGARFGGAPARPLRRFLRAEALLDKQARRDKPEKPL